A stretch of DNA from Oreochromis aureus strain Israel breed Guangdong linkage group 23, ZZ_aureus, whole genome shotgun sequence:
TAACATCTTTTCAACTTATGAGAGACACTTTAATTTGATGAATGTACTCTAACTCTGGAAACCAAAACAGGCTGTGTTAGCTTCACTTTACCTGCTGTTAGTACTGGAGATcagttaaaaagtaaataaaatccTTCATATGTCCATCCCTGGAATAACATCAGCTATAGCAGTGGTTTCCAAAGTGTTGTGGGGGCGCACggtatgaatttaaaaaaagaaaaaaaagaatgcttggacactgctagcatgaTGGACAGGTTTTTTGATCGGGATCCCACAGAAACGTGAAGCATCACCAAATTtgcttccaaaccaacttccttccaaacCAAAGACTGGAAAATATGATGACACTTATCTCGCCTTTGTCTTCACCTGCACAACTGGAGCCAAGGTAGGTCTCTGCAACAGAATTAGTTTCCCCTGCATCGGGAGCACACGCTGGGCTGTCCAAATGACGGGCAAACGGTAtgtcactttttaaatttttagttcacaaacacttcttataatgaAAATTTGGcaatgttagctctttatacagtaaagttacagtgggatgcaaataATAttaggctgatcctgccacaatttgttCCCCCAGTTCAAAtcatggacaaacagtatcccacagttgtttgtgtttttgtgacagtctGGCTGAGGCAGACTGTAAGAAGTGAAGGTGGACCCAACTGAAAAACGATGTTTATTAAAGGATGGGCTTAGAAATACAAACTAATAACTAAATCGTAAACTAAACTGGGTGAGCTAAACATAACAAAACCCTGGAACATGGATGTTTATGTAGAAACTTGGCATGAATTCATAATGTTGGAAGGATGACATGAAGACAAGGTAAAGTAACAGGCGCTTGGACAAGGAatgaatgaacacacacagactaaaagtacacatgaggtgatcaggggaagtggaaacacatggggaaacagctgacacaagtTAACATAATGACGTCACACtggaagagtaaaactaaacacaacacaataAGTTTTTCTTGTAGATAAAAgggggcctagcaaaaaaagtttgggaaccccTGAGCTATAGAGACAGGTAACGTTTCAGTTACCATTTAAATAGGTGGTaatcagaatacagttaaaataaatacaatacacggcagtcatttcctgtttcatatgttaggctatccccTCTCTATGCCTTCTTCAATTTTGATGATTAAATGCAGTTGAGCACAGGATTAGCTCAGTTGGATGAGCATGTAATCATCGCACGGCTGAGAGCTAGTGCTGTGCGATACCATTGATTTCCTTTCccatccgataccaagtaaaattcaggatggtatcgacgatactgatccgatactgatactttgtacaaaaacttaatgttttattgtttttcaaattatagcttcataatgattacaggacatcagactaCTTGTTCTTATCGCTTTATaatgcaaaatcatcatatagaaataaaaaacctAAAGTTGTGCACTATTTGAACACGTTGCCTGgctgtccctctcctcctcttcagtttgcCTCAACATAAGCTTGTCATATTCggtgatatgatttactctggGGTGTTTGACGAGGTTAGTGGTGTTGCCACAACACCTCACTGTCTTGCCACATGTATCGCAAAAACGCATCTTGGCTGTTTGTGGAGTTAAAATACGTCCACATATGACTCTGTTTACGCTCAGCTATTGTTATGAGTGCGCACGCCAAGGGGCTGCAACGCATTTATACAGCCGTACTTTGCACATGGgcggaagaggaagtagttccttccaATGCAGACAATCTGAATAATATATattctttccactgtgttcctgttaatgataaactacaaatttaccccAAATTACTAAAATATAGATATTTTACTATGAGAATtgattctagaacataaattACTGGTATTGGAGGAATCGATGTGTCAGTATCGATCCGCACACCACTACTGAGAGCGGCCGGTCTGGGAATCAAGTACAACCTGTGCCCCTCcccttttttaatatatattacagtttttctcgattggTTTGGCTCATTTCCTGAAACCGAGATGACATTCTCAAAATAACATGGACAAATCTCCAAACCACCTTGCAATTGTTCACAACAGAATGTCATTTTTCATTGGTTTAATCAAATTGCAAATGCTTTAGTACATGTCTCAAGTGACTCTGTGCTTCTTTTCAAATGATTATGTACAAGTAGCTACAGTTAGCACAATGAGCCCACATTTAGCACATTTTCCAAATAAATAGATCTTGCCGATCTAAACTGATTAGTTGATTTTTCAGTGAAATGGTCACTCACTCCAAAACATATCAGCATGGTTTCATTGTGTAAGTCATCATATGCACAATTGTCTGTTCAACTGTCAAAATTAGTCAAAGATATAATACCATGAAAGAATATCTTGGAACATTTGATAAAGTTATGACAGTACTTGACAATCAATCAGGTGAAATTAGAACTAACGAAGGAGCAGTTTCCCACATCTCAGATGACCAATCAAACAGGTTGTTCAGATGTCTATGATTATGACTGCTGCCAAAAGTATATAGACAGAGCTTGGCCCGGGGCCAGTTTCATTTGCAGTGTGAACATGGAAGCACCTCGCCAAGTACAACAGCAACTTCCTGctcgaggaagaggaggaagaagaagaggaagaggaggagtgagAATGCGTGGAGGAATAGGGGGAAGAGGCCGAGGAGCACGGAGGCACCATGATGTCCCAGATGAAATCCGGGCCACCCTTATTGACCACGTTATAAACCATCGCCTCACAATGGCAGAGGCAGGTCGCCGAGTGCAGCCTAATGTGCCTCGGTCTACAGTCTCCTCCATCATCCAAACCTTTCGCAGGGAAAACAGGTACAGAACTATGCTATTGAACTATTCAGTGTTGGTGTGTGTAGGCCTAGAGTACTGTAATATCGTCATGTGATGTTATATGATActataaaaatgacaaagacagaaaaatggagaaaataCTGTGAATAGTATTCCAGTCACTGTGCAGTGCATCACACTTCTAGTACCATAAGACAGCAGTACAATTACATTGGTAACTCATTTTGTAACAAATTTACAGTGTTGACCTGTGACTTGTATGTCTAGGATTGGACGACAGCCTCAAGTGGGTGGCAGAAGAAAACTTCTAAATGAACAACAAGAACGAGAAATATGCAACATGGTCATTGCAAATAATGCCATCACACTGAGACAGATTCGTAATGCAATCCTGCTAGACAATGTAATGTTCCAAAATATAAACTCTATCAGCATCTCCACAATAGACCGGGTATTGAAGAAACATCAGATGACCATGAAACAGATTTACAGGGTACCATTTGAGAGAAACTCTGACAGAGTGAAAGGGCTGCGGTACCAGTATGTGCATGTAAGTCAACTACTGGTTGTCTATCATTGTAACACTATTACAGTAAGACATGGTTaccactgtttttttgttttgcgttATCCTTTTCACCTTCAgaatccagctttgtgtgactAGAGCATTTTGCCTAGAAATTGTCTTCAGTTTTCCACTCCCTGTTTGTACAGTACTTTAGATCCTCCCTGCAGTATCTGTCTCTACTTGACTGATtagatttatttctattctattgtagAGAATAATGGCATTAGAAGGCATCGAAACCCCTCACATCCTAGTGTTCGTTGATGAAGCTGGCTTCAACCTGGCCAAAGGTCGAAGGCGTGGCCGTAACATCATTGGCCACCGAGCCACTGTGGATGTCCCAGGCCAGCGAGGAGCAAATATAACAATGTGTGCCGCTATATCAGAAAGAGGTGTGGCCACACACATTCCCAGTTTAGGGCCCTACAATACACAAAAGCTCCTCAATTTTTTGGACCACCTTTATACTGATCTGATCCCAGAAAATGAGAGAGGTGTAGAAGGACCTCAGCTACCACATTATGTCATTGTGTGGGATAATGTGAACTTCCACCATGCCCACGCATCAGAACCTGGTTCACCACCCATCCCGGATGCTAATGGAGTTTCTTCCACCTTACTCTCCTTTCCTAAATCCAATTGAGGAGTTTTTTTCAGCTTGGAGGTGGAGGGTGTATGAGCATCAGGCTCAAGACCAGAGGGCCCTGCTGCATGCAATGGATGCTGCATGTGAGGACATCACAGGGGATCAATGTAGGGATGGTTGAGACATTCACGCCGTTTTCTTCCCTCGCTGCATCGCACGAGAAAATATCCGTTATGATGTGGATGAGAATTTATGGCCTGACAGAGAGCAGCGTCGATGGCCAGGAGGATGAGGATGGTGGCCAGGAAAGAGAGGGTGACAATGGTGACCACTGAAAATATTACTGTACTATAGTtctgaaactttatttacagtatgGTAGGCtagaggtttttttgttttttttgttttttgtttgtgtt
This window harbors:
- the LOC120436301 gene encoding uncharacterized protein LOC120436301, coding for MEAPRQVQQQLPARGRGGRRRGRGGVRMRGGIGGRGRGARRHHDVPDEIRATLIDHVINHRLTMAEAGRRVQPNVPRSTVSSIIQTFRRENRIGRQPQVGGRRKLLNEQQEREICNMVIANNAITLRQIRNAILLDNVMFQNINSISISTIDRVLKKHQMTMKQIYRVPFERNSDRVKGLRYQYVHRIMALEGIETPHILVFVDEAGFNLAKGRRRGRNIIGHRATVDVPGQRGANITMCAAISERGVATHIPSLGPYNTQKLLNFLDHLYTDLIPENERGVEGPQLPHYVIVWDNVNFHHAHASEPGSPPIPDANGVSSTLLSFPKSN